The Mustela nigripes isolate SB6536 chromosome 4, MUSNIG.SB6536, whole genome shotgun sequence genome includes a window with the following:
- the LOC132015254 gene encoding large ribosomal subunit protein uL23-like — MAPKAKKEAPAPPKAEAKAKALKAKKAVLKGVHSHKKKKICTSPTFRRPKTLRLRRQPKYPRKSAPRRNKLDHYAIIKFPLTTESAMKKIEDNNTLVFIVDVKANKHQIKQAVKKLYDIDVAKVNTLIRPDGEKKAYVRLAPDYDALDVANKIGII; from the coding sequence ATGGCGccgaaagctaagaaggaagcccctgcccctcccaaagccgaagccaaagcaaaggctttgaaagccaagaaagcggtgctgaaaggcgtccacagtcacaaaaaaaagaagatctgcACATCACCTACGTTCCGACGACCCAAGACTCTGCGTCTCCGAAGGCAACCCAAATACCCTCGAAAGAgcgcccccaggagaaacaagcttgaccactatgccatcatcaagttccccctgactactgagtcagccatgaagaaaatagaagacaacaacacgcttgtgttcattgtggatgtcaaggccaacaagcaccagatcaaacaggctgtgaagaagctctatgacattgatgtagccaaggtcaacaccttaatcaggcctgatggagagaagaaggcatacgttcggctggcccctgactatgatgctttggatgttgccaacaaaattgggatcatctaa